CGGGCATCGTGTTCCGCCGCGTCGACCTGCCCGAACCGGTGGACATCGCCGTGACGGCCGAGTCGGTGTCGGACACCCGGCTTGCTTCCACCATCTCCAACGGCGGCGTCAAGGTGCACACGGTGGAGCACCTGATGAGCGCCTGCGCCGGCCTGGGGCTGGACAACCTGTACGTTGACATCACCGCCGAAGAGGTGCCCATTCTCGACGGCTCGTCGGCCTCGTTCGTCTACCTGCTGCAAAGCGCCGGCATCGTGATGCAGAAGGCGCCCAAGCGCTTCATCCGGGTGATCAAACCGGTGGAGGTGCGCGAAGGCGAGGGGCGCAGCCTGAAGTGGGCGCGGCTGGAGCCGTACCACGGCTACAAGCTCAGCTTCGAGATCGAGTTCGACCACCCCGCCGTGAGCTCCACCGGCCAGCGGGTCGAATTCGATTTCGGCAGTGGCCAGTACGCGCGCGAGATCGCGCGTGCACGCACCTTCGGCTTCACCCGCGACGTGGAGATGATGCGTTCGCACGGGCTGGCCATGGGCGGCGGGCTGGACAACGCCATCGTGATGGACGATGTGAAGGTGCTCAACGCCGACGGCCTGCGCTACCAGGACGAATTCGTCAAACACAAGATCCTTGACGCCATCGGCGACCTGTACATCGTGGGCAAACCGCTGCTGGCGGCCTACACCGCGTTTCGCAGCGGCCACGCCTTGAACAACCAGCTGCTGCGGGCCCTGCTGGCCCGACCCGATGCCTACGAGGTGGTGAGCTTTGAGCACGAGCGCGAGGCCCCGAAAGGCTTCGCCCAGCTCGCCCCGGCCTGGTAGGCGCGCGCCCATGCTGTTGTTCCGCTTCGCCGTCTTCTTTCTCTTGCTCGCGGCCGGCGTGTGTTTCGCCTTCTACATCGGCACCGGCCAGCAACGCTACAGAACCTGGGGCATCAAGATCCTCAAATGGACCCTGATCGCCGCACTGGGCTTCTTTGGCGTCCTGATCCTTGAACGCATTCTTTAGCAGTTCCCCTCCGCCCAGCGCAGCCGAGGCGCGTGACTTCACCGAGGATGCCGTGGAACCGGCTTCGCCGGGCCACTCGCATCGCCCCCTGAGGGGTGACGCCGCAGGCGGCGCGGGGGGGTCAATAACTCCTGCCGCTCTTGTACGCAGCGTGTGTGCGCGCCTGCAGCGGACTCACTTTGTTGATGGCCGCCACCGAGCGTGCCACCTGCGCATGGGTGATGGCCAGGCCCAGGGCGTCGGCGGCGTCCTTGCCGGGCAGGCCCGGCAGCTGCAGCAGCCGCTTCACCATCTCCTGCATCTGGGCCTTGTCGGCCCGACCGTAGCCGACCACGGCCTTCTTCAACTGCAGCGCGGTGTATTCGGCCACGGGCAGCCCGTTGGCCACCAGCGCGGTCAGGCAGCAACCACGCGCCTGGCCCAGCAGCAGCGTGGCCTGCGGGTTGACGTTGACGAACACGATCTCGCAGGCCGAGGTCTCGGGCTGGTAGCGCTTGACCACCGCGGAGATGCCGTCGAACAGGATCTTCAGCCGCTCGGGCAGCAGGGCGCCGTCTTTCGGGCTGGTCTGGATGGTGCCGCTGGCCACATAGTGCAGCGCCGCGCCGTCGGTGTCGATCACGCCAAAGCCGGTGCATTGCAGGCCGGGGTCGATGCCGAGGATTCTCATAGGTTGAAGGTCCAGCGCACCGAATGGAAGAACACCGGCGCGGCGAAACACAGCGCGTCCACGCGGTCGAGCAGGCCGCTGGCCCCGGTGACCGAGCGGCTGGCCGATCCCCAGTGGGTCACGCCGCGGTCGCGTTTGATGGCCTTCATGACCAGGTGCCCGAACGAGCCGGCCGCGCAGGCCACCAGCGCCATGGCCATGGCCGGCAGAGGCTTGAACGGTGTCAGGCCCGCCAGCGCCGCCCCCAGCAGACCGCCGGCGGCGAGCCCCAGGGCCCAGCTGCGCCAATGAAAGCTGCCGCTGATGGCCGGGGCCACGGGCCGGTGCGGGCGCCGCGCCGTCAGGTGCTGCACCAGCATGCAGGTCTGCACCACCAGCACCAGGAAGAACACGAGGAACGCGGTCTTGCCGGCGAAGCGCGGGAAATTCAGCAGCAGCAGGGCCGGCACATGGCTCATGCCGTAGACGCAGACCATGATGCCCCACTGCAGCTTGGCGTTGCGCTCCAGGAAGCGCTGCGGGTCGTTGCCCAGTGCACTCACCACCGGGATCGCCAGGAAGA
This Hydrogenophaga taeniospiralis DNA region includes the following protein-coding sequences:
- the ruvC gene encoding crossover junction endodeoxyribonuclease RuvC; the protein is MRILGIDPGLQCTGFGVIDTDGAALHYVASGTIQTSPKDGALLPERLKILFDGISAVVKRYQPETSACEIVFVNVNPQATLLLGQARGCCLTALVANGLPVAEYTALQLKKAVVGYGRADKAQMQEMVKRLLQLPGLPGKDAADALGLAITHAQVARSVAAINKVSPLQARTHAAYKSGRSY
- the lpxC gene encoding UDP-3-O-acyl-N-acetylglucosamine deacetylase, which gives rise to MLAQRTLKSLTKAVGVGLHSGQRVELTLRPAAPDTGIVFRRVDLPEPVDIAVTAESVSDTRLASTISNGGVKVHTVEHLMSACAGLGLDNLYVDITAEEVPILDGSSASFVYLLQSAGIVMQKAPKRFIRVIKPVEVREGEGRSLKWARLEPYHGYKLSFEIEFDHPAVSSTGQRVEFDFGSGQYAREIARARTFGFTRDVEMMRSHGLAMGGGLDNAIVMDDVKVLNADGLRYQDEFVKHKILDAIGDLYIVGKPLLAAYTAFRSGHALNNQLLRALLARPDAYEVVSFEHEREAPKGFAQLAPAW
- a CDS encoding phosphatidate cytidylyltransferase — translated: MTSFLRSLSADQQVSLVFVLLFGLLLIASGVGVLLSLRERRAGDDDTQTARALRLRDNQALLRSSWVMALVFWVGWVMGEGVAIVLFGLVSFFILREFISLSPTRRGDHRSLVLAFFTVLPLQYALVWTERFNLFTVFIPVYVFLAIPVVSALGNDPQRFLERNAKLQWGIMVCVYGMSHVPALLLLNFPRFAGKTAFLVFFLVLVVQTCMLVQHLTARRPHRPVAPAISGSFHWRSWALGLAAGGLLGAALAGLTPFKPLPAMAMALVACAAGSFGHLVMKAIKRDRGVTHWGSASRSVTGASGLLDRVDALCFAAPVFFHSVRWTFNL